The following are encoded in a window of Carya illinoinensis cultivar Pawnee chromosome 15, C.illinoinensisPawnee_v1, whole genome shotgun sequence genomic DNA:
- the LOC122295539 gene encoding uncharacterized protein LOC122295539 isoform X5: MNSSIAFPEVFSSPSSSNSHFLTSQSNHDVFLSLCGEDIRNSFTIHLYHALVRTGINTFKDDKELRKGEEISPAILKAIEESKVSIIIFSENYASSTWCLDELLKILRCKESKQQKVVAVYYKVEPSTVRHQKNSFEKAFAEHEEKFDDAKVQKWKTALKQAAELSGFHLQTYEDEYEFIQKIVLEVSTTLPNLFDLHVAEFPVGIQSQVEVINELLCTEENDIRMIGIFGSGGIGKTTIAKAIYNLIANRFEGRCFLVDVRESSKQDQGGLVKLQQTILSDILKDSSLKVSNVDQGINLIMKRLCHKRVLLVLDDVDCLDQLKKLCGRCDWFGSGSRIIITTRDGGLLTKHHVHFKYRMKEMDHREALQLFSHHAFKSDKPNDAFEDVIKLALKCAAGLPLALQVIGSNLCGEDIHFWNSELKEYKRIPEQNIYEKLKISYDGLDHHTKEIFLDIACFFKGGNRKYVTKILDGCGFNAYAGVKKLNDKCLITIDEYDRLMMNDLLEDMGKEIVRQESPAEPGKRSRLWFHEDVREVLEKNKNLTSIDLSCCEYLTNICDLSSCSNLVKLNFNGCTSLVEVHDSVGFLDKLVELDFSDCSSLKNLPRSFKLRFLKLLKLDGCTSLENFPEIECEMKYLERVELDCTKIQELPSSITYLTGLNTLYINDCDNLVHFPVNIFQLEHLQNVSITCCPNFVNFGKEVGHNGQFVPCTQENKISSSMELLPPKSNNLSRTYNFSSSLRTLNLSGSGIVSLPPCIEGFVGLSKLDLTYCKQLEEILHLPPNVEEVYAEGCSGLKNFLPESNNLSRTYNFSSSLRTLNLSGSGIVSLPPCIERFVGLSELKLKGCNELEEILHLPPNIKEIHATGCESLKRFPHLSTESSFGTPDLKRLTWINLSECNKMHVNVGNHAPDPLMVQERFREKESSTIIYPGSRIPEWFKYCKETTSYTNSIEIEIDHNASMCGHPIVALVLCLVVGPLTKSEPILIKINGQLIKDLDNDVYLPSSTDPHRVWLRYIAGNSTDEMLPRSYREGNYNMRFTFEIDSEKAFFKSAGVHLIYGNDNLIDLNNQCSKRYRDDGENDLESDWNPQKKRRGSSTASSSLLGNESKFMEQIVQEVSKIVLDCTYLHIVEYPVGIKSRVEDINMLLCIEENDVRMIGIFGIGGIGKTTIAKEMYNRITNQFEGSCFLANVRESSKQDKGGLVKLQKTILSDILKDSSLKVSNVDRGINLITERLCHKKILLVLDDVDHLDQLKKLCGRCDWFGSGSRIIITTRDEGLLTKYGVSLKYPMKEMDHNEALQLFTQHAFKSDKHIDGFADLLEDALHYAGGLPLALKVIGSNLYGEDVCYWKSELEKYKRIPEKEIQEKLKISYDGLDDSTKKVFLDIACFFKGDKREYVTKILDSCGFSAYAGIKKLNDKCLITIDQYDGNQYLWMHDLLQDMGREIVRQESPEEPGKRSRLWFDKDVREVLEKNKGTEQIEGILIDLPWEDCMIRLGSEVFAKMESLRILKIICCSEIFCGGLKYLSNELRVLDWLGCSLEFLPSSFHGKKLIVLNIRGSNITDFGTGLQSKNLTRIDLSYCRYLTNISDLSSCPNLEELVLDGCTRLVEVHDSVGFLDKLVELRLEGCSNFKKLPSSFKLRSLELLELEGCTSLENFPEIECEMEHLKRVVIESTVIQGLPSSITYLTGLEELFINGCKSLVLFPINIFQLEHLKDVTVIKCPNFVNFGQEVGHNGQSMPCTQENKISSNLAYLNLSDCGFVSLPPCIEGFVGLSYLHLRDCKQLEEIVHLPPNLEQIDATGCVLLQCFPHVSTESSFGITELKRLKLIHLSECNKVDVNVGNQAPDPLLVQERFREKDSSRIIYPGSRIPEWFKYCKETTSYTNSIEIEIDTNESICFGYQIMALVLCFVLDLFRWDVE, translated from the exons ATGAATTCTTCCATTGCATTCCCGGAAGTCTTTTCCTCTCCTTCCTCCTCCAATTCTCATTTTTTAACCTCGCAATCAAATCACGATGTATTCTTAAGCTTGTGTGGAGAGGATATTCGCAATAGTTTTACTATTCATCTTTATCATGCTTTGGTTCGAACTGGAATCAACACTTTTAAAGATGACAAGGAGCTGAGAAAAGGTGAAGAAATTTCACCGGCAATTTTAAAGGCTATTGAAGAGTCAAAGGTTTCGATCATTATATTTTCTGAAAACTATGCGTCATCTACATGGTGTTTGGATGAGCTGTTGAAGATCCTAAGGTGTAAAGAATCAAAGCAACAGAAGGTTGTAGCAGTCTATTACAAAGTCGAGCCATCGACAGTACGACACcaaaaaaatagttttgaaaAAGCGTTTGCTGAACATGAAGAAAAGTTCGATGATGCTAAAGTTCAGAAGTGGAAGACTGCCTTAAAACAAGCTGCCGAGCTATCCGGTTTTCATTTGCAGACCTACGA GGACGAATATGAGTTTATCCAGAAGATTGTTCTAGAGGTCTCAACAACCTTACCAAATCTTTTTGACTTGCATGTTGCCGAGTTTCCGGTGGGAATACAGTCTCAAGTAGAAGTTATTAATGAGCTATTATGTACTGAGGAGAATGACATACGCATGATAGGGATTTTCGGTAGTGGTGGAATTGGAAAAACAACGATTGCAAAAGCAATTTATAACCTTATTGCTAACAGGTTTGAAGGCCGTTGTTTTCTTGTTGATGTTAGAGAATCTTCAAAACAAGATCAAGGTGGTCTCGTAAAGTTGCAACAGACAATTCTTTCTGACATTCTTAAAGATTCAAGTTTGAAAGTTAGTAATGTCGATCAAGGAATCAATTTGATAATGAAGAGACTTTGCCATAAAAGAGTTCTTTTGGTTCTTGATGATGTTGATTGTTTggaccaattaaaaaaattatgtggaagATGCGATTGGTTTGGTTCTGGTAGTCGAATCATCATAACAACAAGGGATGGGGGTTTACTAACTAAGCATCATGTTCATTTCAAATATCGGATGAAGGAAATGGATCACCGTGAAGCTCTTCAGCTCTTTAGCCACCATGCTTTCAAAAGTGACAAACCTAATGATGCTTTTGAGGATGTCATAAAACTTGCACTAAAGTGTGCTGCCGGCCTTCCACTTGCTTTACAAGTGATAGGCTCAAATCTATGTGGAGAAGATATACATTTTTGGAACAGTGAATTGAAAGAGTACAAAAGAATTCCAGAACAAAATATCTatgaaaaactcaaaataagtTACGATGGATTAGATCATCATACAAAAGAGATTTTTCTtgacattgcatgtttcttcaaaGGAGGCAACAGGAAATATGTCACTAAAATATTGGACGGTTGTGGTTTCAATGCCTATGCCGGTGTCAAAAAGCTCAATGATAAATGTCTCATAACTATTGATGAATATGACCGACTGATGATGAATGACTTACTAGAAGATATGGGTAAAGAAATTGTCCGACAAGAATCACCCGCAGAACCTGGCAAGCGGAGTAGATTATGGTTTCATGAAGATGTTCGTGAAgtacttgaaaaaaataag AACTTAACAAGTATAGATCTCAGTTGCTGTGAATACTTGACAAATATATGTGAtctttcaagttgctcaaatctAGTGAAGTTGAATTTTAATGGATGTACAAGTTTAGTTGAGGTTCATGATTCTGTTGGATTTTTGGATAAGCTTGTTGAATTGGATTTTAGCGATTGTTCCAGCCTAAAGAATTTGCCAAGAAGCTTTAAGTTGAGATTTCTAAAACTCCTTAAACTTGACGGTTGTACTAGTCTTGAAAACTTTCCAGAAATTGAgtgtgaaatgaaatatttggaaaGGGTCGAGTTAGATTGCACCAAAATACAGGAGCTACCTTCATCCATTACATACCTCACTGGGCTCAATACgttatatataaatgattgCGACAACCTTGTGCATTTTCCAGTAAACATTTTTCAGTTGGAACATCTACAGAATGTTTCCATCACTTGTTGTCCAAActttgtaaattttggaaaggaGGTGGGGCATAATGGACAATTTGTGCCATGTACacaggaaaataaaatttcatcaaGTATGGAATTGTTGCCtccaaaatcaaataatttatctcGGACATATAATTTCTCATCCAGTTTGAGGACTTTAAATCTATCTGGTAGTGGTATTGTTAGCCTTCCTCCATGCATCGAAGGATTTGTTGGATTATCTAAACTTGATTTGACATACTGCAAGcaacttgaagaaattctacACCTTCCACCAAATGTAGAAGAGGTATATGCAGAAGGATGTTCCGGTCTAAAGAATTTCTTACcagaatcaaataatttatctcGGACATATAATTTCTCATCCAGTTTGAGGACTTTAAATCTATCTGGTAGTGGTATTGTTAGCCTTCCTCCATGCATCGAAAGATTTGTTGGTTTGTCTGAACTTAAATTGAAAGGCTGCAATGaacttgaagaaattctacaccttccaccaaatataaAAGAGATACATGCTACAGGATGCGAGTCATTGAAACGCTTTCCTCATTTATCGACAGAATCTTCATTTGGTACACCCGACTTAAAACGGCTAACATGGATTAACTTATCGGAGTgtaataaaatgcacgtgaatgTAGGGAATCATGCGCCAGATCCATTAATGGTACAG GAACGCTTTCGGGAGAAAGAATCAAGTACGATTATATATCCAGGAAGTAGGATTCCAGAGTGGTTCAAGTATTGCAAGGAGACTACTTCATATACTAATTCTATTGAAATAGAAATTGATCATAACGCGTCTATGTGTGGGCATCCGATCGTGGCATTAGTTTTGTGTCTTGTTGTGGGACCTCTTACGAAAAGTGAACCTATTCTTATCAAAATAAACGGCCAGTTGATTAAagatttagataatgatgttTATCTGCCGAGTTCAACGGACCCACATCGTGTATGGCTACGATACATAGCTGGAAATTCTACTGATGAGATGCTGCCAAGAAGTTACAGGGAGGGGAACTATAATATGAGGTTTACATTTGAAATTGATTCAGAGAAAGCATTCTTCAAAAGTGCTGGAGTCCATCTAATATACGGGAATGACAATTTGATTGATCTTAATAATCAATGTTCAAAGAGATACCGAGATGATGGTGAGAATGACTTGGAATCCGATTGGAACCCACAAAAGAAGAGGCGGGGATCTTCAACGGCCAGCTCTAGCCTACTTGG GAATGAATCTAAATTTATggaacaaattgttcaagaggtCTCAAAAATAGTATTAGATTGTACATAtttgcatattgttgagtatcCAGTGGGAATAAAGTCTCGTGTAGAAGATATTAATATGCTATTATGTATTGAGGAGAATGACGTACGCATGATAGGGATTTTCGGTATTGGTGGAATTGGTAAAACAACCATTGCAAAAGAGATGTATAACCGCATTACTAATCAATTTGAAGGCAGCTGTTTTCTTGCAAATGTTAGAGAATCTTCAAAACAAGATAAAGGTGGTCTCGTAAAGTTGCAAAAGACAATTCTTTCTGACATTCTTAAAGATTCAAGTTTGAAAGTTAGTAACGTTGATCGAGGAATCAATTTGATAACGGAGAGACTttgtcataaaaaaattcttttggtTCTTGATGATGTTGATCATTTggaccaattaaaaaaattatgtggaagATGCGATTGGTTTGGTTCTGGGAGTCGAATCATCATAACAACAAGGGATGAGGGTTTACTAACTAAGTATGGTGTTAGTTTGAAATATCCTATGAAGGAAATGGATCACAATGAAGCCCTTCAACTCTTTACCCAGCATGCCTTCAAAAGTGACAAACATATTGATGGTTTTGCGGATCTCTTAGAGGATGCACTACATTATGCTGGCGGCCTTCCACTCGCTTTAAAAGTGATAGGCTCAAATCTATATGGAGAAGATGTATGTTATTGGAAAAGTGAATTGGAAAAGTACAAAAGAATTCCAGAAAAGGAAATCCAggaaaaactcaaaataagtTACGATGGATTAGATGATTCTACAAAAAAGGTTTTCCTtgacattgcatgtttctttaaaGGAGACAAGAGAGAATATGTCACTAAAATACTGGACAGTTGTGGTTTCAGTGCCTATGCCGGTATCAAAAAGCTCAATGATAAATGTCTCATAACAATTGATCAATATGATGGTAACCAATATTTGTGGATGCATGACTTACTACAAGATATGGGAAGAGAAATTGTTCGACAAGAATCACCCGAAGAACCTGGCAAGCGCAGTAGATTATGGTTTGACAAAGATGTCCGTGAAGTACTTGAGAAAAATAAG GGAACAGAGCAAATTGAAGGCATATTGATAGATTTGCCTTGGGAGGATTGCATGATACGTTTGGGTTCTGAGGTGTTTGCAAAAATGGAAAGCCtcagaatattaaaaattatatgctgcagtGAAATTTTTTGTGGCGGATTGAAGTATCTCTCTAATGAGTTAAGAGTTCTTGATTGGCTCGGTTGCTCTTTGGAGTTTTTGCCATCTTCTTTTCATGGAAAGAAACTCATTGTTTTAAACATAAGAGGAAGCAATATTACTGATTTCGGCACGGGATTGCAATCTAAG AACTTGACACGTATAGATCTCAGTTATTGTCGATACTTGACAAATATATCGGATCTTTCAAGTTGCCCAAATCTAGAGGAGTTGGTTCTTGATGGATGTACAAGATTAGTTGAGGTTCATGATTCTGTTGGATTTTTGGATAAGCTTGTTGAATTGAGATTGGAAGGATGTTCCAATTTCAAGAAGTTGCCAAGTAGCTTCAAGTTGAGATCTCTAGAATTACTTGAGCTTGAAGGTTGTACAAGCCTTGAAAACTTTCCTGAAATTGAGTGTGAAATGGAACATTTGAAGCGGGTCGTGATAGAAAGCACTGTAATACAAGGGCTACCTTCATCCATTACATACCTCACTGGACTCGAGGAGTTATTTATCAATGGGTGCAAAAGCCTTGTGCTTTTTCCAATAAACATTTTTCAGTTGGAACATCTAAAGGATGTTACAGTCATTAAATGtccaaattttgtaaattttggaCAGGAGGTGGGGCATAATGGACAATCCATGCCATGtacacaagaaaataaaatttcatccaATTTGGCTTATTTAAATCTATCTGATTGTGGTTTTGTTAGCCTTCCTCCATGCATCGAAGGATTCGTTGGATTGTCTTACCTTCATTTGAGAGATTGCAAGCAACTTGAGGAAATTGTACACCTTCCACCAAATTTAGAACAGATAGATGCTACAGGATGCGTGTTATTGCAATGCTTTCCTCATGTATCGACAGAATCCTCATTTGGTATAACCGAGTTAAAACGGCTAAAATTGATTCACCTATCAGAGTGCAATAAAGTGGATGTGAATGTCGGGAATCAAGCACCAGATCCATTATTGGTTCAG GAACGCTTTCGGGAGAAAGATTCAAGTAGGATTATATATCCAGGAAGTAGGATTCCAGAGTGGTTCAAGTATTGCAAGGAGACTACTTCATATACTAATTCTATTGAAATAGAAATTGATACTAATGAGTCCATATGTTTTGGTTATCAGATCATGGCAttagttttgtgttttgttttggacCTCTTCCGGTGGGATGTAGAATAG